Within Camelina sativa cultivar DH55 unplaced genomic scaffold, Cs unpScaffold06944, whole genome shotgun sequence, the genomic segment GCGTTGGGGATGAACACAACCGTGAGGTCTCTAGATATGACGGGTGCTAAGCTAAACTCACGGTGGGCGAAAGAGTTTAGATGGGTTTTGGAACAGAACAAGACTCTTAGAGAAGTGAAACTTTCGAAAACCGGTCTTAAAGACAAAGCGGTTGTGTACGTTGCAGCTGGACTATTTAAGAACAAGAGCTTGCAGAGTTTGTATGTTGATGGAAATCGTTTTGGGAGTGTTGGTGTGGAGGATTTGCTTTGTCCGTTGAGTAGATTCTCTGCT encodes:
- the LOC109131871 gene encoding protein TORNADO 1-like translates to LGMNTTVRSLDMTGAKLNSRWAKEFRWVLEQNKTLREVKLSKTGLKDKAVVYVAAGLFKNKSLQSLYVDGNRFGSVGVEDLLCPLSRFSALQLQANITLRSIVFGSSKTKIGRDGLTAVLKMVTTNETVVHLGIHDDASLGPDDFVHIFKSLQKNSSL